In Streptococcus oralis, a single window of DNA contains:
- a CDS encoding TetR/AcrR family transcriptional regulator: protein MVAKTEKSQAMIEKILSTASQLFILNGYEKTSVQNIAQTASISKGAIYHHFQSKDEIFFAVLKQRYQLMEKELLDWLESTSHLTGREQLKETFQFSLKSQKTNYEMFNHAPLDAEFMLTIIRYNLRIGTPLIADIIKKGIEDQSIQPIPFPNEAAETILLLTNFWVEGSIFENSSEKIVDRIYFLQFMLQSIGLDIFDESLIQEILNQSN from the coding sequence ATGGTAGCAAAAACAGAAAAATCTCAAGCAATGATTGAAAAAATTTTATCAACAGCTTCACAGCTTTTTATTCTCAACGGCTATGAAAAAACAAGTGTACAAAACATAGCGCAAACAGCTAGCATTTCAAAAGGAGCCATTTATCACCATTTTCAATCAAAAGATGAAATTTTTTTTGCAGTTTTAAAACAGCGTTATCAATTGATGGAAAAGGAATTGCTAGACTGGCTTGAATCCACCAGTCATTTAACTGGAAGAGAGCAGCTCAAAGAAACCTTTCAGTTTAGTTTAAAAAGTCAGAAAACTAACTACGAGATGTTTAATCACGCGCCTCTTGATGCGGAGTTCATGCTGACTATTATCCGTTACAATCTGCGTATAGGAACTCCCCTTATTGCTGATATTATAAAAAAAGGAATAGAAGATCAGTCCATCCAACCTATCCCCTTCCCTAATGAAGCAGCCGAGACAATCTTGCTTTTGACTAACTTTTGGGTAGAAGGGAGTATTTTTGAAAATTCTTCCGAAAAAATAGTTGATCGTATCTATTTTTTACAATTTATGCTTCAATCCATCGGACTAGATATTTTTGATGAATCTTTGATCCAAGAAATTTTAAATCAATCAAATTAA
- a CDS encoding undecaprenyl-diphosphate phosphatase yields MYFIEILKSIFFGIVEGITEWLPISSTGHLILVEEFVQYKDQNEAFMSMFNVVIQLGAILAVMVIYFNKLNPFKPGKTKVEVRRTWQLWSKVFVATLPLLLVFKLDDWFDANFHNMVSVAIMLIIYGVAFIYLEKRNKAQAIEPTVTELDKLPYKTALYIGLFQVLALFPGTSRSGATIVGGLLNGTSRSVVTEFTFYLGIPVMFGASALKIFKFIKAGQLLSFGQLFLLLVAMGVAFAVSMVAIRFLTSYVKKHDFTLFGKYRIVLGSVLLLYSFVRLFV; encoded by the coding sequence ATGTATTTTATTGAAATTTTGAAGTCAATCTTTTTTGGGATTGTTGAAGGAATTACAGAATGGTTGCCCATTTCAAGTACTGGCCATTTGATCTTGGTAGAAGAATTTGTACAATACAAGGACCAAAATGAAGCCTTCATGTCCATGTTTAATGTTGTCATCCAGCTTGGTGCCATTTTAGCAGTTATGGTCATTTACTTTAACAAGCTTAACCCTTTCAAACCTGGTAAAACTAAGGTCGAAGTTCGTAGAACTTGGCAATTATGGTCAAAAGTCTTCGTTGCGACCTTGCCTTTGCTATTGGTTTTTAAACTAGATGATTGGTTTGATGCTAACTTCCATAACATGGTTTCAGTTGCGATCATGTTGATTATCTATGGTGTTGCCTTTATCTATCTTGAAAAACGAAATAAGGCGCAAGCCATTGAACCAACAGTAACAGAGCTAGACAAGTTGCCTTATAAAACAGCCCTTTACATTGGACTCTTCCAAGTCCTCGCCCTCTTTCCAGGAACAAGCCGTTCAGGTGCGACTATCGTTGGTGGTTTGTTGAATGGAACAAGCCGCTCAGTCGTAACAGAGTTTACCTTCTATCTCGGAATTCCTGTTATGTTCGGAGCTAGTGCTTTAAAGATTTTCAAATTTATCAAAGCAGGTCAACTCTTGAGTTTTGGACAACTGTTCTTACTCTTGGTTGCTATGGGTGTTGCCTTTGCGGTCAGCATGGTTGCCATTCGTTTCTTGACCAGCTATGTGAAGAAGCACGACTTTACACTCTTTGGTAAATACCGTATTGTACTCGGTAGCGTCTTGTTGCTTTATAGTTTTGTGCGTTTATTTGTATAA
- the dinB gene encoding DNA polymerase IV — MLIFPLINDLSRKIIHIDMDAFFAAVEIRDNPKLKGKPVIIGSDPRQTGGRGVVSTCSYEARAFGVHSAMSSKEAYERCPQAVFISGNYEKYKTVGLEIRAIFKRYTDLIEPMSIDEAYLDVTENKLGIKSAVKIARLIQQDIWQELHLTASAGVSYNKFLAKMASDYQKPHGLAVILPDQAQDFLKQMDIAKFHGVGKKTVERLHEMGIYTGADLLDVSEVTLIDRFGRLGYELYRKARGIHNSPVKPDRIRKSIGKEKTYGKILQVEEDIKKELSLLSEKVAHNLSKQDKAGKIIILKIRYADFSTLTRRKSLPQATQDVSQISQTALQLYEELADKEKGIRLLGITVTGF; from the coding sequence ATGCTCATATTTCCATTGATTAATGATCTGTCAAGAAAAATCATCCACATCGACATGGATGCCTTTTTTGCTGCGGTGGAAATCAGAGATAATCCCAAGTTAAAGGGCAAACCTGTTATCATTGGGAGCGACCCTAGGCAAACAGGTGGGCGTGGTGTCGTTTCTACCTGTAGCTATGAGGCACGAGCTTTTGGTGTTCATTCAGCCATGAGTTCTAAAGAAGCTTATGAGCGCTGTCCCCAAGCTGTCTTTATCTCTGGAAATTATGAAAAGTATAAGACTGTGGGACTTGAGATTCGTGCTATTTTTAAACGCTACACTGATTTGATTGAACCTATGAGTATCGACGAGGCATACTTAGATGTGACGGAAAATAAACTCGGTATCAAGTCTGCAGTCAAAATAGCCCGCCTCATCCAACAAGATATCTGGCAGGAGCTACACCTGACTGCTTCTGCGGGTGTTTCCTATAACAAATTCTTAGCTAAAATGGCTAGTGACTATCAAAAACCGCATGGTTTAGCAGTTATCCTCCCAGATCAAGCCCAAGACTTCCTCAAACAAATGGACATTGCTAAATTTCATGGCGTGGGCAAAAAAACAGTTGAACGTCTTCATGAAATGGGCATTTATACTGGTGCAGACTTATTGGATGTCTCAGAAGTCACTTTAATCGATCGGTTCGGCAGACTCGGTTATGAACTTTATCGAAAGGCCAGGGGTATTCATAACTCACCGGTCAAACCCGACCGCATTCGTAAGTCCATTGGCAAGGAAAAAACCTATGGAAAGATTCTACAAGTAGAAGAAGACATTAAAAAAGAGCTGTCTCTTCTCTCCGAAAAGGTAGCTCACAATCTCAGCAAGCAGGACAAAGCTGGAAAAATCATTATCCTAAAAATACGATACGCTGACTTCTCCACTCTGACTAGACGAAAAAGCCTCCCACAAGCAACACAGGACGTTAGTCAGATTTCTCAAACTGCCCTTCAACTCTACGAAGAACTAGCTGACAAAGAAAAAGGTATCCGTTTACTAGGAATTACAGTGACAGGATTTTAA
- the pflB gene encoding formate C-acetyltransferase: protein MVVKTVVEAQDIFDKAWEGFKGVDWKEKASISRFVQANYTPYDGDESFLAGPTERSLHIKKIVEETKAHYEETRFPMDTRPTSIADIPAGFIDKENEVIFGIQNDELFKLNFMPKGGIRMAETTLKENGYEPDPAVHEIFTKYVTTVNDGIFRAYTSNIRRARHAHTVTGLPDAYSRGRIIGVYARLALYGADYLMQEKVNDWNAIKEIDEETIRLREEVNLQYQALQQVVRLGDLYGVDVRKPAMNTKEAIQWVNIAFMAVCRVINGAATSLGRVPIVLDIFAERDLARGTFTESEIQEFVDDFVMKLRTVKFARTKAYDQLYSGDPTFITTSMAGMGNDGRHRVTKMDYRFLNTLDNIGNSPEPNLTVLWTDKLPYNFRRYCMHMSHKHSSIQYEGVTTMAKDGYGEMSCISCCVSPLDPENEDQRHNIQYFGARVNVLKALLTGLNGGYDDVHKDYKVFDIDPIRDEVLEFESVKANFEKSLDWLTDTYVDALNIIHYMTDKYNYEAVQMAFLPTKQRANMGFGICGFANTVDTLSAIKYATVKPIRDENGYIYDYETIGEYPRWGEDDPRSNELAEWLIEAYTTRLRSHKLYKDAEATVSLLTITSNVAYSKQTGNSPVHKGVYLNEDGSVNLSKLEFFSPGANPSNKAKGGWLQNLNSLASLDFGYAADGISLTTQVSPRALGKTRDEQVDNLVTILDGYFENGGQHVNLNVMDLNDVYEKIMSGEDVIVRISGYCVNTKYLTPEQKTELTQRVFHEVLSMDDALS, encoded by the coding sequence ATGGTTGTTAAGACAGTTGTTGAAGCACAAGATATTTTTGATAAAGCTTGGGAAGGCTTCAAAGGCGTAGATTGGAAAGAAAAAGCAAGTATTTCTCGCTTCGTTCAAGCTAACTACACACCTTACGATGGAGATGAAAGTTTCCTTGCTGGACCAACAGAACGTTCACTTCACATCAAAAAAATCGTAGAAGAAACAAAAGCACACTACGAAGAAACTCGTTTCCCAATGGACACTCGTCCAACATCTATTGCTGATATTCCTGCTGGATTTATCGACAAAGAAAATGAAGTTATCTTCGGTATCCAAAACGATGAACTCTTCAAATTGAACTTCATGCCAAAAGGTGGTATCCGTATGGCTGAAACTACTTTGAAAGAAAATGGATACGAACCAGATCCAGCTGTTCACGAAATCTTCACTAAATACGTAACAACAGTTAACGACGGTATCTTCCGTGCCTATACTTCAAATATCCGTCGCGCTCGTCACGCTCACACTGTAACTGGTCTTCCAGATGCCTACTCACGTGGACGTATCATCGGTGTTTACGCACGTCTTGCTCTTTACGGTGCTGACTACTTGATGCAAGAAAAAGTAAACGACTGGAATGCGATTAAAGAAATCGATGAAGAAACAATCCGTCTTCGTGAAGAAGTAAACCTTCAATACCAAGCATTGCAACAAGTTGTTCGCTTGGGTGACCTTTACGGAGTTGATGTCCGCAAACCAGCGATGAACACGAAAGAAGCCATCCAATGGGTTAACATCGCCTTCATGGCTGTCTGCCGTGTTATCAACGGTGCTGCTACATCTCTAGGACGTGTGCCAATCGTATTGGATATCTTTGCAGAACGTGACCTTGCTCGTGGTACATTTACTGAATCAGAAATCCAAGAGTTCGTTGATGATTTCGTTATGAAACTTCGTACAGTTAAATTTGCTCGCACAAAAGCTTATGACCAATTGTACTCAGGTGACCCAACCTTCATCACAACTTCTATGGCTGGTATGGGTAACGACGGTCGTCACCGTGTTACTAAGATGGACTACCGTTTCTTGAACACTCTTGACAATATCGGTAACTCTCCAGAGCCAAACTTGACAGTTCTTTGGACTGACAAATTGCCATACAACTTCCGTCGCTACTGTATGCATATGAGCCACAAACACTCTTCTATCCAATACGAAGGTGTAACAACAATGGCTAAAGACGGATACGGAGAAATGAGCTGTATCTCATGCTGTGTGTCACCACTTGACCCAGAAAACGAAGATCAACGCCACAATATCCAGTACTTCGGTGCTCGTGTAAACGTTCTTAAAGCCCTTCTTACTGGTTTGAACGGTGGTTACGACGATGTTCACAAAGACTACAAAGTATTTGACATCGATCCTATCCGTGACGAAGTTCTTGAATTCGAATCAGTTAAAGCCAACTTTGAAAAATCTCTTGACTGGTTGACTGACACTTACGTAGATGCTTTGAACATCATCCACTACATGACTGACAAATACAACTACGAAGCTGTTCAAATGGCATTCTTGCCAACTAAACAACGTGCCAACATGGGATTCGGTATCTGTGGATTTGCTAACACTGTTGATACATTGTCAGCTATCAAGTACGCTACAGTTAAACCAATCCGTGATGAAAATGGCTACATCTACGATTACGAAACAATCGGTGAATACCCACGTTGGGGTGAAGATGACCCACGTTCAAACGAATTGGCAGAATGGTTGATCGAAGCTTACACAACTCGTCTACGTAGCCACAAACTTTACAAAGACGCAGAAGCTACTGTATCACTTTTGACTATCACATCTAACGTTGCTTACTCTAAACAAACTGGTAACTCACCAGTCCACAAAGGTGTATACCTCAACGAAGATGGTTCTGTGAACTTGTCTAAACTTGAATTCTTCTCACCAGGTGCTAACCCATCTAACAAAGCTAAAGGTGGATGGTTGCAAAACTTGAACTCACTTGCTAGCCTAGACTTTGGTTACGCAGCTGACGGTATCTCATTGACAACTCAAGTTTCTCCACGTGCTCTTGGTAAGACTCGTGACGAACAAGTGGATAACTTGGTAACAATCCTTGATGGTTACTTCGAAAACGGTGGACAACACGTTAACTTGAACGTTATGGACTTGAACGATGTTTACGAAAAGATCATGTCAGGTGAAGACGTTATCGTACGTATCTCTGGATACTGTGTAAACACTAAATACCTCACTCCAGAACAAAAGACTGAATTGACACAACGTGTCTTCCACGAAGTTCTTTCAATGGATGACGCATTGAGCTAA
- a CDS encoding DUF2207 domain-containing protein: MKKRWLLALVFTYLLFIPNLVFAVDFDILSYQGDLNIHADNTAIFKETITYRFGDDYNGQLVGLGKAGKMPEGFDIDPDPTVQVSKNGRIVQNASFYTMEEEDGYKVKIYNAGYAGDTVRVTVTWKLTNLLFLYKDIAELNWQPLTDSTGDIKEIEFKVSSDTPAEKLYFHAGQLLRDSSVEKANNLYHVKMKDLPRKRQIELHAYWPRSAFAGAPDQGLEEERLTDFNRIESNIATEKAQSEIMMKWVFPVIFMSLLLLVPLFYRKFCQSTSIKKVFPKDHRLYEPPMDLPPMVLAEAVYSTSLEEVNPLNKSGFGKFTFERLIQATLLDLVDRGHLSIFQRDEEPYVRIISEKGLSNFEKECLRMTLSNKKELAISELFPDYQVSSSLYRGAKESDEKHIRETGSRLKRSFEGRLQRIQSCVKDKVHVLRIPSYYRPLTSEERRLALGMRVCSAITALGGLLFFYYSWKTHGFFSIPFLLLGLTGLGASFWVYLATRGAYRDGVLTEEGAEIFYLWTSFENMLRDIAHLDQAELESIVLWNRLLVYATLFGYAKKVSKLMKVRHIQLENPDLNLYVAYGWHSQFYTSTAQIKQYTAVANTASNYSVSSGSGSSGGGFSGGGGGGSIGAF, translated from the coding sequence ATGAAAAAAAGATGGCTGTTGGCTTTGGTATTTACTTATTTATTATTTATACCGAACCTGGTTTTTGCAGTAGACTTTGATATCTTATCCTATCAGGGTGATTTGAATATTCATGCAGATAATACTGCAATTTTTAAGGAAACAATTACCTACCGCTTTGGAGATGATTATAATGGTCAGTTAGTTGGACTCGGGAAAGCTGGGAAAATGCCAGAAGGATTTGACATTGATCCCGATCCGACCGTTCAGGTTTCTAAAAATGGAAGAATTGTTCAAAATGCTTCCTTCTATACTATGGAGGAAGAGGACGGCTACAAGGTAAAAATTTACAATGCTGGATATGCTGGAGATACTGTTCGTGTAACGGTTACCTGGAAACTAACAAACCTTCTCTTCTTATATAAGGATATCGCAGAGCTGAATTGGCAACCCTTGACCGATAGTACTGGAGACATCAAAGAGATTGAGTTTAAGGTTAGCTCTGATACTCCAGCAGAGAAACTCTATTTTCATGCAGGCCAACTCCTAAGGGACTCTAGTGTTGAAAAAGCAAATAATCTCTATCATGTCAAAATGAAAGACCTTCCTAGAAAGCGACAGATCGAATTACACGCATACTGGCCGAGAAGTGCTTTTGCAGGAGCTCCAGATCAAGGATTAGAGGAAGAACGTTTAACGGATTTTAACCGGATTGAAAGCAATATAGCGACAGAAAAAGCGCAAAGTGAGATAATGATGAAATGGGTATTTCCCGTCATTTTTATGAGTCTCTTACTTCTAGTTCCTCTCTTCTATAGGAAGTTTTGTCAGAGTACAAGCATTAAAAAGGTCTTTCCAAAAGATCATCGACTCTACGAACCACCGATGGATTTGCCTCCAATGGTTTTAGCAGAAGCTGTGTATTCAACTTCCTTAGAGGAAGTCAATCCCCTAAACAAATCAGGGTTTGGTAAATTTACTTTTGAACGTTTGATTCAGGCAACCTTGTTGGATTTAGTCGATCGAGGTCATTTATCTATTTTTCAAAGGGATGAGGAACCTTATGTGCGCATTATCAGTGAAAAGGGTTTGTCCAATTTTGAGAAGGAATGCCTGCGCATGACTTTGTCAAATAAGAAAGAATTGGCTATTTCAGAGCTCTTCCCTGATTACCAAGTTTCATCTTCCCTTTACCGTGGTGCCAAAGAGTCAGATGAAAAACATATCCGAGAAACAGGCTCGCGTCTCAAACGCTCCTTTGAAGGAAGACTTCAACGCATTCAGTCTTGTGTCAAGGATAAGGTCCATGTACTTCGTATCCCAAGCTACTATCGTCCCTTGACAAGTGAGGAACGTCGCCTTGCTCTTGGGATGCGGGTCTGTTCAGCCATAACAGCTCTAGGTGGACTGCTTTTCTTTTACTATAGCTGGAAAACACATGGCTTCTTTTCAATCCCATTTCTACTCTTAGGATTGACAGGATTAGGGGCTAGTTTCTGGGTTTATCTTGCCACGCGAGGAGCCTATCGCGATGGAGTTCTAACAGAGGAGGGAGCGGAGATCTTCTATCTCTGGACGAGTTTTGAAAATATGCTTCGGGATATCGCTCATCTGGATCAGGCCGAGCTAGAGAGCATCGTCCTTTGGAACCGTCTACTGGTCTATGCGACTCTCTTTGGTTATGCCAAGAAGGTGAGCAAGTTAATGAAAGTCCGCCATATTCAGCTTGAAAATCCAGATTTGAATCTTTATGTAGCCTATGGTTGGCACTCACAGTTCTACACCTCAACTGCACAAATCAAGCAATATACTGCTGTCGCAAATACAGCTAGCAATTACTCTGTATCTTCTGGAAGTGGAAGTTCAGGTGGAGGATTCTCAGGAGGAGGTGGCGGTGGTAGCATCGGCGCCTTCTAA